From a single Loigolactobacillus coryniformis subsp. coryniformis KCTC 3167 = DSM 20001 genomic region:
- a CDS encoding MATE family efflux transporter codes for MSYRDVFSLLLPVVVDQFFLIGFNFINTAMISSSGAAAISAVNIVGSLNALLVQLFTSIALGGTVLIAQYYGQKNYKMICKMVNGGVYATVLVATTAAILFMLLHSPILALLFGAASPAVIHGARIYMIGILFSYVGESTIEGVNGCLRGIGRTKVSLQLSLLMNTIYLLFNFLSVTFMHLGVFGLTLSLNISRYSIAVLAIWTLYRNRAHFGLNFKTLRHVDLGLTKRVLKVSVPFAAESTFFNGGKIIMQMMIVTLGTAMIAANAIASSWIQLSEIIPNALSVALVPIVGQCIGRNNIGDAKKLTKSFLGLGTLAFLAVDLGLLPFFSIGMRLFAPAPATIPIIFHIYLVVIVMHALFWSSSFVLPSALRAAGDARFTTVVSLISMWSFRIGFGYLIGIVLGYGIFGIFVVMSSEWAIRAIVFQLRFHGGRWYRNKLI; via the coding sequence ATGTCCTATCGTGACGTGTTTTCGTTGCTATTGCCGGTGGTGGTCGATCAATTTTTCCTGATCGGCTTTAACTTCATCAACACGGCGATGATCAGTTCGTCCGGCGCGGCGGCGATCAGTGCCGTTAATATCGTCGGCAGCTTGAACGCTTTATTGGTGCAATTATTTACCTCGATCGCCCTTGGCGGCACAGTGCTGATTGCCCAATATTATGGTCAGAAAAATTATAAAATGATCTGTAAAATGGTCAACGGTGGTGTCTACGCAACTGTACTAGTGGCGACCACGGCGGCGATTTTATTCATGTTGCTACATAGCCCAATTTTGGCGTTGCTATTCGGTGCTGCATCGCCGGCGGTTATTCACGGTGCACGGATCTACATGATTGGTATTTTATTTAGTTATGTTGGTGAATCAACCATTGAAGGGGTCAACGGCTGTTTGCGTGGTATTGGCCGCACTAAAGTTTCCCTGCAGTTGTCATTGTTGATGAACACGATCTACTTGCTGTTCAATTTTTTATCTGTGACGTTCATGCACTTGGGGGTATTCGGCTTGACCTTGTCGTTAAATATCTCCCGCTACAGCATTGCGGTATTGGCGATTTGGACGTTATACCGCAATCGGGCGCACTTTGGCCTAAACTTTAAAACGCTACGTCACGTTGATTTGGGCCTGACCAAACGGGTTTTAAAAGTCAGTGTACCGTTCGCCGCGGAATCAACTTTCTTTAACGGGGGCAAGATCATTATGCAGATGATGATCGTGACACTAGGTACGGCGATGATCGCCGCTAACGCGATCGCTAGCTCATGGATCCAATTGTCGGAGATCATTCCTAATGCGCTGAGTGTGGCGTTGGTACCGATCGTTGGGCAGTGCATCGGCCGCAACAATATCGGTGATGCTAAAAAACTGACCAAATCGTTTCTTGGTTTAGGTACGCTGGCCTTTTTAGCAGTCGATCTGGGCTTATTACCGTTCTTTTCGATCGGGATGCGGCTATTTGCGCCAGCGCCAGCCACGATTCCGATCATTTTTCATATTTATCTAGTGGTGATCGTGATGCACGCGCTATTTTGGAGTTCCAGCTTCGTGTTGCCGTCCGCGTTACGAGCTGCTGGCGACGCCAGATTTACGACGGTAGTTTCACTGATCTCAATGTGGAGCTTCCGCATCGGTTTTGGCTACTTAATTGGGATCGTGCTCGGTTACGGTATTTTCGGGATCTTCGTTGTGATGTCCTCCGAGTGGGCGATCCGCGCGATCGTATTCCAGCTGCGCTTTCATGGCGGTCGTTGGTATCGGAATAAGTTGATTTAA
- the greA gene encoding transcription elongation factor GreA → MEPYFNKMTQNGYDQIAAEIAQLQQEKPQRIKVLQAARALGDLSENAEYSSAKRDLRHLESRLRYLNKQLQYAQIIAPKTDGTVDIGNTVTLEFLDDHDQVAYQLVGKEEVDVTAGKISTASPLGQALRGQKANVVITVTAPEATYQVKILTVA, encoded by the coding sequence ATGGAACCTTATTTCAACAAAATGACACAAAACGGTTATGACCAAATCGCCGCCGAAATCGCGCAATTACAACAGGAAAAGCCACAGCGGATCAAAGTTTTACAAGCGGCCCGCGCATTAGGCGATCTCTCGGAAAATGCGGAATACAGCTCGGCTAAACGCGACCTACGCCATTTGGAAAGCCGCCTGCGCTATTTGAATAAACAATTACAATACGCGCAGATCATCGCGCCTAAAACTGATGGCACCGTCGACATCGGCAACACAGTCACGCTGGAATTTCTTGATGACCACGATCAAGTCGCTTATCAGCTAGTGGGGAAAGAAGAAGTCGATGTGACTGCCGGTAAAATTTCCACCGCCTCACCGCTAGGCCAAGCGTTACGCGGTCAAAAAGCGAATGTGGTGATCACGGTCACAGCCCCGGAGGCAACTTATCAAGTTAAAATTTTGACGGTCGCCTAA
- the ppdK gene encoding pyruvate, phosphate dikinase, whose protein sequence is MQQIYFFNEGRRDMRALLGGKGANLAEMTHLGLPVPQGFTISTVACHDYEKNQNQLSDELRAEIAQALTRLEALTDKKFDSMQTPLLVSVRSGAAISMPGMMDTILNLGLNDQTVLGLAEQTHNERFAWDCYRRLLQMFGNVVYGMPEQTFESVLTSYKRRNGYHNDLDLTAGDLKAIAARFQDLYLESGHGTFPQSPQEQLELAVAAVFTSWQNPRAQVYRELHHIDNTIGTAVNVQAMVFGNSGADSGTGVAFTRDPVTGEKKIFGEFLQNAQGEDVVSGVRTPQGLPAMEKMAPQAYQQFLTAVAKLEKHYRDMQDVEFTLEHGKLYFLQTRNGKRTAKAAVKIAVDQVNEGLIERNAALLRIDPEQVSNLLHPEFAAATLAAHTPLTKGLPASPGAASGKIYFTASSAKAAHEAGEQVILVRQDTSPEDIEGMVVSEAIVTSRGGMTSHAAVVARGMGKCGVVGCENLVVDQEKQQVTINGKVFPAGSELSVDGASGQLYQGHLEATQATQDQNLQILLSWAQEAGQLDVYANADTPNDFVQALNFGAKGIGLTRTEHMFFKTDRLLKMRRLIIAGTALDRVEPLAELQELQTEDFYQLYRLAQGKTVTIRLLDPPLHEFLPHDAKEMARVAAALDMPVTALAKRVAVLHEANPMLGHRGCRLAVTYPDIYEMQVTAIIHAALRLKKEGVPVKPHIMLPLIDTLPELQWLKARLVAKINDLLAAAHTPLHYQIGIMIEMPRACLIADQLAQAADFFSFGTNDLTQLTFGYSRDDIGSFLPTYLDQGILKADPFKTLDVEGVGKLMKMAVDKGRYERRSLPIGVCGELGGDPASIRYFAEIGIDYVSVSPFRVPSAILASAQSALQRNYQASKVAVQAH, encoded by the coding sequence ATGCAACAAATCTATTTCTTCAATGAAGGTCGACGGGATATGCGCGCACTCCTTGGCGGTAAGGGTGCTAATTTAGCAGAAATGACGCACTTAGGTCTGCCAGTGCCGCAGGGCTTTACCATTTCGACAGTTGCATGTCACGATTACGAAAAAAATCAAAATCAACTATCTGATGAATTACGTGCTGAAATAGCGCAAGCGTTAACGCGTTTAGAAGCACTCACTGATAAAAAGTTCGATTCAATGCAGACACCGTTATTGGTTTCGGTCCGCAGTGGTGCGGCGATCTCGATGCCAGGGATGATGGATACCATTTTAAATCTCGGCTTAAATGATCAAACGGTGCTCGGTTTGGCGGAACAAACACATAATGAACGCTTTGCTTGGGACTGCTACCGGCGGTTATTACAAATGTTTGGTAACGTGGTTTATGGGATGCCGGAACAAACTTTTGAAAGCGTATTAACTAGTTATAAGCGGCGCAACGGCTACCACAATGATCTGGATTTGACCGCTGGTGATCTAAAGGCGATTGCAGCTAGATTTCAGGATCTGTACTTGGAATCTGGCCATGGGACGTTCCCACAATCACCGCAAGAACAGCTAGAATTAGCGGTAGCGGCCGTCTTCACCTCGTGGCAAAATCCACGGGCGCAAGTTTATCGCGAACTGCATCATATTGATAACACGATCGGTACTGCGGTCAATGTGCAAGCGATGGTTTTCGGCAATAGTGGTGCTGACAGCGGTACTGGCGTAGCCTTTACCCGTGATCCAGTTACTGGGGAGAAGAAAATTTTTGGTGAATTCTTACAAAATGCACAGGGTGAAGATGTCGTTTCTGGTGTGCGCACGCCGCAAGGGTTACCAGCGATGGAAAAAATGGCGCCGCAAGCCTATCAACAATTTTTGACCGCTGTTGCGAAATTGGAAAAGCATTACCGCGATATGCAGGATGTGGAATTTACCTTGGAACACGGCAAGTTATATTTCTTACAGACTCGTAATGGTAAACGGACGGCCAAAGCGGCAGTTAAGATTGCAGTGGATCAAGTTAACGAAGGTTTGATCGAGCGCAACGCTGCTTTGCTTCGAATCGATCCGGAACAGGTCAGCAATTTATTGCATCCTGAATTTGCCGCTGCAACGTTAGCTGCACACACTCCGTTGACTAAGGGCTTACCCGCTAGTCCTGGCGCGGCCAGTGGCAAGATTTATTTCACGGCGTCTAGTGCTAAAGCGGCACATGAAGCTGGTGAACAGGTCATTTTAGTTCGGCAAGATACGTCACCAGAAGATATTGAAGGGATGGTCGTCAGTGAAGCAATCGTCACTTCGCGCGGGGGCATGACCTCTCATGCAGCCGTTGTTGCCCGTGGGATGGGTAAGTGCGGCGTCGTCGGTTGCGAGAACTTGGTGGTCGATCAAGAAAAGCAGCAGGTCACGATCAACGGAAAAGTTTTCCCAGCGGGCAGTGAATTATCAGTCGATGGTGCTTCGGGACAGCTCTATCAAGGGCACCTAGAAGCCACACAAGCGACGCAAGATCAAAATTTACAGATTTTATTGTCGTGGGCGCAGGAAGCAGGCCAACTAGATGTTTACGCCAATGCGGACACGCCGAATGATTTTGTCCAAGCACTTAATTTTGGTGCTAAAGGAATCGGCTTGACACGTACGGAGCATATGTTTTTTAAAACAGACCGGTTACTGAAGATGCGGCGCTTGATCATTGCGGGTACGGCGCTTGATCGTGTGGAACCATTAGCTGAGTTACAAGAATTGCAGACCGAGGACTTCTATCAACTTTATCGCTTGGCCCAAGGTAAAACCGTGACGATCCGCCTATTAGATCCACCATTGCATGAGTTTTTACCACACGACGCTAAAGAAATGGCGCGGGTGGCGGCAGCACTGGATATGCCAGTTACGGCATTAGCAAAACGGGTGGCTGTTTTACATGAAGCTAATCCGATGTTAGGTCATCGCGGCTGCCGCTTAGCAGTAACGTACCCCGATATTTACGAAATGCAAGTCACGGCGATCATTCATGCGGCGTTACGGCTAAAAAAAGAAGGCGTGCCAGTTAAGCCACACATTATGTTACCGCTGATTGATACGTTGCCTGAATTACAGTGGCTCAAAGCGCGTTTAGTGGCAAAAATAAACGATTTGTTAGCGGCTGCGCACACCCCGCTGCATTATCAAATTGGGATCATGATCGAAATGCCACGGGCATGCCTGATCGCCGACCAATTGGCTCAAGCCGCCGACTTCTTCAGTTTTGGCACCAACGATTTGACGCAATTAACATTCGGTTATTCACGTGATGATATCGGTAGCTTTTTACCAACGTATTTGGATCAAGGTATCTTAAAGGCTGACCCATTTAAAACCTTGGACGTTGAAGGCGTGGGTAAATTGATGAAAATGGCCGTCGATAAAGGCCGCTATGAACGCCGCTCGCTGCCGATCGGTGTTTGTGGTGAACTCGGTGGCGATCCAGCATCGATTCGTTATTTTGCTGAAATCGGTATCGATTATGTATCCGTTTCGCCCTTCCGCGTCCCAAGTGCGATCCTCGCTAGTGCTCAATCAGCGTTACAGCGCAACTATCAGGCCAGCAAAGTTGCCGTGCAGGCACATTAA
- a CDS encoding helix-turn-helix transcriptional regulator: MALAVEFTKRQREIIAIVKREQPISGAKIAAHLNLTRPTLRNDLSILTMTGMLDAKPKVGYFYAGQQVANLSFEALYEAPIATIMLAPVLIKPTTTVQDAVTNLFMNDVGSLYVADEQQQLLGVISRKDLLRSTINGGDLRQNYASLIMTRMPNVVTTTPNVRILDAGYLLKEHQVDSLPVLAEGTQKVVGKLTKTRLMAYFVEQGLKFEQERL; the protein is encoded by the coding sequence ATGGCGCTGGCCGTGGAGTTTACTAAGCGACAACGAGAAATTATAGCGATCGTAAAACGCGAACAACCAATCAGTGGGGCAAAGATTGCTGCTCACCTGAATTTAACGCGGCCAACATTGCGTAATGATCTATCAATTTTAACAATGACGGGCATGCTAGATGCCAAACCAAAAGTGGGCTATTTTTACGCAGGCCAACAGGTGGCTAATCTGTCATTTGAGGCCTTGTATGAAGCGCCAATTGCGACGATCATGTTGGCGCCGGTGTTGATCAAGCCGACGACCACGGTGCAGGATGCAGTGACTAATCTGTTCATGAATGATGTGGGCTCGCTATACGTAGCGGATGAACAACAGCAGCTGCTGGGCGTGATCTCGCGTAAGGACTTACTACGCAGCACAATAAACGGTGGTGATCTGCGGCAGAATTACGCCTCATTGATCATGACGCGGATGCCAAACGTAGTCACGACCACACCCAATGTGCGGATCCTTGACGCCGGCTATTTATTAAAGGAGCACCAGGTCGATTCGCTGCCAGTGCTAGCCGAAGGAACGCAAAAAGTTGTCGGCAAGCTCACCAAAACACGCTTAATGGCCTATTTTGTGGAGCAAGGCTTAAAATTCGAACAGGAACGGCTTTGA
- a CDS encoding pyruvate, water dikinase regulatory protein, producing the protein MIIYIISDAVGETAQRVVQATLLQYPQLKPTIRTYPFVTTVDELAPIMQDAVAEQAVVATTFVTAKLATWATDFAAQHQLQLVDYMSPLMQVLTTQTGTAPLAQPGMLHTINGDYFKKVAALDFAVAHDDGQNLQTLAKADLLILGVSRTSKTPVSLYLAEQRLKVANIPLLPDNPLDEAVYQLPKEKIVGLTISPQRLQKVRQTRMAALGLTADNYYTDVASIEKELDYAAAIFTKLQITPIDTTERSVEETAALIMQRR; encoded by the coding sequence GTGATTATTTACATTATTTCGGATGCCGTTGGGGAGACGGCACAGCGCGTAGTGCAGGCGACATTGCTGCAGTATCCGCAACTGAAGCCAACGATCCGCACGTATCCGTTTGTGACAACAGTCGATGAATTAGCGCCGATCATGCAGGATGCTGTCGCAGAACAAGCGGTGGTTGCGACAACTTTTGTTACCGCAAAATTAGCGACTTGGGCGACTGATTTTGCCGCGCAGCATCAGTTGCAGTTGGTCGACTATATGTCGCCATTAATGCAAGTGCTCACGACGCAAACGGGTACCGCGCCATTAGCGCAGCCGGGGATGCTGCATACGATCAATGGCGATTATTTCAAAAAAGTGGCGGCGCTGGATTTTGCCGTGGCGCATGATGACGGGCAGAATTTACAGACGCTGGCTAAAGCTGATCTATTGATCCTAGGCGTGTCGCGGACGTCCAAAACCCCCGTTAGTCTTTATTTAGCGGAACAGCGCTTGAAGGTCGCTAATATTCCGTTATTACCCGATAATCCGCTGGATGAAGCGGTGTATCAATTGCCTAAGGAAAAAATTGTCGGTTTGACGATCAGTCCGCAACGGCTACAAAAGGTTCGTCAGACACGAATGGCGGCGCTAGGGTTAACCGCTGATAATTATTATACTGACGTTGCTTCGATCGAAAAGGAACTCGATTACGCAGCGGCAATTTTTACCAAATTGCAGATCACGCCGATCGATACGACTGAACGCTCAGTCGAGGAAACTGCGGCGTTGATCATGCAACGGCGGTAA
- a CDS encoding Dyp-type peroxidase, with the protein MPIDVRDAQAVYKDAGESVIFQTLLLKREDQVQELAAVQDLAANMQSVINSMNVRYPDGRLSVTFGFSAPAWTYLFPEAPRPQELEEFTTIEGPKYTAPATGGDLFFHVRAHNEAITYEVMDQFSSFIQAATTVLDETHGFRYFEGRAIIGFVDGTENPAAVEGADYALIGDEDPKFINGSYAFAQKYIHNMEAWKALKTEEQEKAIGRRKYSDLELADDEKAENAHNVVAQDNENGVEHKIVRMNVPYSDQGVTGTYFIGYAREWAITKRMLTSMFTKSDRLLDFSTPITGALFFIPSKTVLDQIAEDAL; encoded by the coding sequence ATGCCAATTGATGTTCGCGATGCGCAAGCTGTATATAAAGATGCTGGTGAAAGTGTTATTTTTCAAACCCTGTTATTGAAACGAGAGGATCAGGTACAAGAGTTAGCCGCTGTGCAGGATCTAGCCGCCAATATGCAGTCAGTGATCAATAGTATGAATGTTCGTTATCCAGATGGTCGTTTGAGCGTGACTTTTGGTTTTAGTGCGCCGGCCTGGACTTATTTATTCCCTGAGGCACCACGGCCGCAAGAACTAGAAGAATTCACTACGATCGAAGGACCTAAATATACCGCACCCGCAACTGGTGGCGACTTGTTTTTCCATGTCCGTGCGCATAATGAAGCGATCACGTATGAAGTGATGGATCAATTTAGCAGTTTTATTCAGGCTGCTACGACCGTGCTGGATGAAACCCACGGCTTCCGTTATTTTGAAGGTCGCGCGATCATCGGGTTTGTCGATGGCACTGAAAATCCAGCGGCGGTCGAAGGGGCTGACTATGCGCTGATCGGTGATGAAGATCCCAAATTCATTAACGGCTCGTACGCCTTTGCCCAAAAATATATCCATAATATGGAAGCTTGGAAAGCACTGAAAACTGAAGAGCAGGAAAAAGCCATCGGTCGCCGGAAATATTCTGATTTGGAATTAGCTGACGATGAAAAGGCAGAGAATGCCCATAATGTTGTTGCGCAAGATAATGAAAATGGCGTCGAACACAAAATCGTTCGGATGAACGTGCCGTATTCTGATCAAGGTGTCACCGGGACCTATTTTATCGGCTATGCCCGCGAGTGGGCGATCACCAAACGCATGCTGACCAGCATGTTTACCAAAAGTGATCGGTTATTAGATTTCAGCACACCGATCACTGGCGCCCTGTTCTTTATTCCTTCAAAAACTGTGCTCGACCAAATCGCCGAAGACGCGCTGTAA
- a CDS encoding SGNH/GDSL hydrolase family protein: MTLQHYCAMGDSITDPSNQLVKKWYHDWLKDWWQPNQVSLLAVSGATINADYASMAQSCRLIPADCDRLTIYGGINDFGMSQPLGQLGNSDNVTFYGALDQLLRRVLQAHPQMAVYFVSHVKIGHDFFPTTNQLGLQQAAYEEAIAAVTAAYSVPHLSLYRSWLNFADPVMAAQYSIDSLHPNDAGQLVIAHMIDEFVRTQ, translated from the coding sequence ATGACGCTTCAGCATTATTGTGCCATGGGCGACAGCATCACTGACCCCAGCAACCAATTAGTGAAAAAGTGGTACCACGACTGGTTAAAAGATTGGTGGCAGCCTAACCAAGTTAGTTTACTGGCGGTTTCTGGCGCAACGATCAACGCTGATTATGCATCAATGGCGCAAAGCTGCCGCTTGATACCAGCTGATTGTGATCGACTAACGATTTATGGTGGGATCAACGATTTTGGGATGAGTCAGCCGCTAGGTCAGTTAGGTAATAGTGATAACGTCACTTTTTATGGTGCGTTAGATCAATTATTGCGTCGCGTACTGCAGGCCCATCCGCAAATGGCGGTTTACTTTGTTTCCCACGTTAAGATTGGCCATGATTTTTTTCCAACGACGAATCAGTTAGGCTTGCAACAGGCTGCTTACGAGGAAGCTATCGCCGCAGTGACTGCGGCTTATAGTGTGCCGCATTTAAGTTTGTATCGAAGTTGGCTGAACTTTGCCGATCCGGTTATGGCGGCACAATATAGTATTGATAGTCTGCATCCCAATGATGCCGGGCAACTCGTCATTGCGCATATGATCGATGAATTTGTCCGAACACAGTAA
- a CDS encoding MupG family TIM beta-alpha barrel fold protein, whose translation MLGFSVYLAEELTDNQYQYLASMQNHGFTGVFTSLHIPEDDPKLVMTRFQRLVQWCKTLNLELTCDLSLQGLGRLHLSYDDLLSATVFKNIGLRIDDGFSLRQIAQLSQQTKVMLNASTITVDELVQLRQFQADFSNLEAWHNYYPRPETGLSAIWLSEKNEWLQQQGLRTMAFVAGDAGKRGPIYTGLPTLECDRQRHPLIAIVDLLKKWHTDNVYIGDPELSVLGQQQISAYFEQRALVLPITTTHHFLYRQDWHSRPDIAAQVVRLIEGRVQLGTRVIHSDNTVERCLGTITQDNERYGRYMGELQICRTNLTADQRVNVIGHVAAHSQTLLALVRPKQTIRFIKENIHEEEQ comes from the coding sequence ATGTTAGGCTTTTCAGTATATTTAGCAGAGGAATTAACTGATAACCAGTATCAATATTTAGCTTCTATGCAAAATCATGGTTTTACAGGTGTTTTTACGTCATTACATATCCCAGAGGATGATCCTAAGTTAGTAATGACACGTTTTCAACGCTTAGTTCAATGGTGTAAAACATTGAATCTAGAATTAACGTGTGATTTATCACTACAAGGTCTTGGACGATTACATTTAAGCTATGATGATTTATTATCAGCAACTGTATTTAAAAATATCGGGCTTCGCATCGACGATGGCTTTTCATTGCGGCAGATTGCTCAACTATCGCAGCAAACTAAAGTGATGTTAAATGCCAGCACGATCACCGTAGATGAATTAGTACAATTACGTCAGTTCCAAGCTGATTTTTCTAATTTGGAAGCTTGGCATAATTATTATCCACGTCCTGAAACCGGCTTAAGTGCGATTTGGTTAAGTGAAAAAAATGAATGGCTACAGCAACAAGGCTTGCGGACAATGGCTTTTGTGGCTGGTGATGCAGGTAAACGTGGACCAATATATACTGGTTTACCAACTTTGGAATGTGATCGACAACGTCATCCTTTAATAGCTATTGTAGATTTATTAAAAAAATGGCATACGGATAATGTTTATATTGGTGATCCTGAATTATCAGTTTTGGGTCAGCAACAAATTAGCGCCTACTTTGAGCAACGGGCACTTGTGTTGCCGATAACGACAACACATCACTTTTTGTATCGGCAGGATTGGCACAGTCGTCCCGATATTGCGGCACAAGTTGTGCGTTTGATTGAAGGACGTGTGCAGCTCGGAACTCGCGTTATTCATTCAGATAATACTGTAGAACGTTGTTTAGGAACAATTACACAAGATAATGAGCGGTACGGGCGTTATATGGGTGAACTACAGATTTGTCGTACAAATTTAACTGCAGATCAGCGCGTAAATGTTATTGGCCATGTGGCAGCTCATAGTCAAACTTTGTTAGCTTTAGTACGACCTAAACAAACAATTCGTTTTATTAAGGAAAATATTCATGAGGAGGAACAGTAA
- the murQ gene encoding N-acetylmuramic acid 6-phosphate etherase, with protein sequence MVNLESLATETRNTKTMHLDEESIHQILSDMNQEDQSVPQKIAHSLTEIEQAVQQIIRSFQQGGRLFYIGAGTSGRLGVLDAAECVPTFGTEPEMVQGLIAGGMQAMTVAVEGAEDSLTLAIDDLKERNLSAKDTVVGIAASGRTPYVIGGLDYAQSIGAGTVSLACNRDAVISQHAAIKIEVEVGPEILTGSTRLKAGTAQKLVLNMLSTTAMIGIGKVYKNLMVDVKPTNEKLVARAKRIICQATECSAEVAEQAFYAADQNVKLAIVMVLTDLPKHEAEQRLLQANGFVGKTI encoded by the coding sequence ATGGTCAACTTGGAAAGTTTAGCAACAGAAACACGGAATACAAAAACAATGCATTTAGATGAGGAATCGATTCACCAAATATTAAGTGATATGAATCAGGAAGATCAATCGGTGCCACAAAAGATTGCGCATTCGCTTACTGAGATCGAACAAGCTGTGCAACAAATTATTCGTAGTTTTCAACAAGGGGGGCGATTATTTTATATTGGCGCTGGCACTAGCGGACGTCTGGGTGTGTTGGATGCTGCCGAATGTGTGCCGACATTTGGTACAGAACCAGAAATGGTACAGGGTTTGATTGCTGGTGGCATGCAGGCGATGACAGTTGCGGTTGAAGGCGCTGAAGATTCGTTGACGTTGGCTATTGATGATTTAAAAGAACGCAACCTATCGGCTAAAGATACGGTGGTTGGTATTGCTGCGAGTGGCCGTACGCCATATGTGATCGGTGGCTTAGATTACGCTCAGTCAATTGGTGCCGGTACGGTCAGCTTGGCTTGTAATCGTGATGCGGTTATTAGTCAACACGCTGCAATTAAGATCGAAGTAGAAGTTGGTCCAGAAATTCTAACTGGTTCAACTAGATTAAAGGCAGGAACCGCACAGAAGTTAGTCCTAAACATGTTATCAACTACCGCCATGATCGGCATCGGTAAAGTCTACAAAAACTTAATGGTCGATGTTAAGCCGACTAATGAAAAGTTGGTAGCCCGTGCTAAACGAATTATCTGCCAAGCAACTGAATGTTCGGCAGAAGTTGCTGAGCAAGCGTTCTATGCTGCTGATCAAAATGTGAAGTTAGCGATCGTTATGGTATTGACTGATTTACCTAAGCACGAGGCTGAGCAACGTTTACTTCAAGCTAATGGTTTTGTTGGAAAAACAATTTAG